The segment TTAAGTCCATAGCTAAAGCTTCTTCGGCAGAGTTTGCTGCATCTACAGAGTAACCTGCATCTTCTAAATTGAATTGTAAGATGTCGCATAGATCTTCTTCATCATCAACGACTAGTATGTGGAAACGATTCATAATCTTATTGTTTTATGCTAAGTTAATTAACTTAATTGATATGTTATTAATATAACAAATAAAAATATTTTACGGTTTGTCTATTCTGTAAGAATTTTTAAAGAATCTATTTTATTTTCAGTTGAATCTTTACTTTCAATCAGAGCTTCTGTTTTCGTATATTCTTTTTGATCTAGATATACATTGGGCCTTAGTACTCTAATTCCTGTCCAATTTTTATTCCTTTGGAGCATTGTGCTTAGGGGTATAGGCTCTATTATTACTTTTCCCTTAGCCGATGAAGCATGTAGTAAATGTAATTGACCGCCTTGGTATATTGCAAAACCGACATGACTGATATCTAATCCGTAGATGCCTACTGTTAGCGCAATAATATCTCCATTCTTAATCCAAGGCAATCCCTCTGTAGGTAGTTTTTGTTCAGGTAGCCATTTAATAATTGTTCCCGATATACTTTTCTCTACTTCCGCTATTTCTTCCCTGTTTTGAGAAGAATTACTCAAGTGTTTATAATATTGTGGGTGTGTAGACATGTAGGATAAGGCTATGTACATACTATCAGTAGCCTCTAGAGCAGTAATGTCAGTGATGAATTTATTTTTTTCACCTTCTTGGATCCATTCTGAAAAATAATGAAGTCGGGACGTATATCCATTAATAATGCCGTCTCTATATCTTATTTTTTGAAGAAAAGTTTTTTCTGATTGTTTATTGATACTGTCAAGTTGAGCTAAACTTTGAGCTAATACATACTCTACAAAAGTAGTGCAATCTACAGCCTTTTTGTTTTCTACTAATTTTTCTTGGTGTCCAAACTCTAGTGTGTGAGCTCTATAAGGGGTACCAATATACTGTAATGCATTCTTGATTATGAGGTTTTGATTCTCTTGAGCATTGCCTGATAGAAAAAAAAGAATAGAGAAAAAGAAGAATACTTTTTTCATAGATTGAGAATTTAAAAAGGAGAGCTAGAAAGCTCTCCTTCACTATATGTACATCAAAAAGCTATTTCAATTTAACATTTTTGGTTGCTTTGATAAAGTAACAGATAAGTAGTGCGTATGCTACTAATGAAGCAGCTTCAGATAGGCTGTTTTGTAACCATTCATTATTGATTAGGTTAATATCTGCAAAACGTAATCCTGCACTTACTACACCCATTAATGCACCCCCTGCAATGAATCCCGAAGCTAATAACGTTCCTTTTTCAGAACGAGCTGTATTAAGTTCTTGATTTTTTCCTCTTGTTAC is part of the Bacteroides coprosuis DSM 18011 genome and harbors:
- a CDS encoding protein of unknown function DUF1460 (InterPro IPR010846~KEGG: bth:BT_1087 putative xylanase~PFAM: Protein of unknown function DUF1460~SPTR: Xylanase;~IMG reference gene:2504106593~PFAM: Protein of unknown function (DUF1460)), translating into MKKVFFFFSILFFLSGNAQENQNLIIKNALQYIGTPYRAHTLEFGHQEKLVENKKAVDCTTFVEYVLAQSLAQLDSINKQSEKTFLQKIRYRDGIINGYTSRLHYFSEWIQEGEKNKFITDITALEATDSMYIALSYMSTHPQYYKHLSNSSQNREEIAEVEKSISGTIIKWLPEQKLPTEGLPWIKNGDIIALTVGIYGLDISHVGFAIYQGGQLHLLHASSAKGKVIIEPIPLSTMLQRNKNWTGIRVLRPNVYLDQKEYTKTEALIESKDSTENKIDSLKILTE